CACGTCCCAAAGTGAGCCCGCCGCACCGGTTTTGGGCTCCCAGGCACCGAAAACCACCCGCGCCACCCGGGCCATCACCAACGCGCCCGCACACATCGTGCACGGCTCGACGGTCACCGCCAGCGTGGTCCCCGCCAGCCGCCACCCGTCGCCGTAGACCTGGGCCGCCGCCCGCAGCGCCAGGATCTCGGCGTGTGCGGTCGGGTCACCGAGCTTCTCGCGGGCGTTGGCCGCCCGGGCCAGCTCGGTGCCGTCGGGTCCGAACACCACCGCACCGATCGGCACATCCTCGGACCCGGCCAGTGCGGCGGCGTCGATGGCCGCGCGCACCTGGAGTTCGTCGCGATTCACCGCTCGAGGCGGTCGAGCACTGCTGACAGCTCGTCGGCGAAACCCATCTCCCGCGCGATCCGGCCGAGTTGTTCGTCGGCGTAAAGATCGGTCTCGTCGAGGATCACGCTCAGCACCGGCTCGGGCAGCCCGATGTCGGCCAGGACAGCGAGATCACCCTCCTCGAAGGGGTCGGCATCTTCGAGATCTTCCGGCGAAATGTCGGCGTCCAGAGTCTCCAGCGCCTCGGCGGCAATGTCGTAATCCAGTGCCGCCGTCGCGTCCGACAACAGCAGCCGAGTACCCGACGGCGCCGGCCGAACGATCAGAAAGAACTCGTCGTCGATGTCCAGTAACCCGAACACCGCGCCGGCGCTGCGCAATTCTCGCAACTCCGTCTCGGCGGCAGCCAGGCTGGTCAAAACCTTTGCGCTCATGGCTGAGCAACGCCACTTGCCGTCCTCGCGAACCACGGCCACCCCGAAGCCATCCGGGGCCTCCGACCCGGGGCTGTTCTGGGCGCGCTGTGCTTCCATGGGCGCATACGCTAGTCGCTGATCAGGCCTTTTGACCAGGTACCCGTCGGCTGTGCGGTTTGGATGTGTAAACCTGGACATGTGACGAAGACACCCGTGTGCGTCCTCGGTCTCGGGCTCATCGGCGGCTCGGTATTGCGAGCGGCGGTCGCGGCCGGGCGTGAAGCACTCGGCTACAACCGATCCGTCGAGGGTGCCCAGGGCGCGCGGTTCGACGGTTTCTCCGCCACCACCGATCTGACCGAGGCATTGGCGTGGGCCGCCGAGCGCGACGCGTTGATCGTCCTGGCCGTGCCCATGCCGGCGGTGTCCCAATTGCTCAGCCACATCAAAGACGTCGCCGCCGAATGCCCACTGACCGACGTCATCAGCGTCAAGGGCGCGGTGCTCGACGCGGTGCGCAAAGCCGGCCTGCTTGACCGCTATGTCGGTGGCCATCCCATGGCCGGCACTGCCCACTCTGGTTGGAGCGCGGGCGACGCCAGGTTGTTCGCGGGTGCGCCGTGGGTCCTCACGGTCGACGAGCACGTCGATGCCCGGGTGTGGGAGCAGGTGATGCACCTGGCGCTGGACTGCCAGGCCGTCGTCGTCCCCGCCACGTCCGACGAGCACGACGCGGCGGCGGCCAGCATTTCGCATCTTCCGCATCTGCTCGCCGAGGCATTGGCCGAGACGGCCGGCGAGGTGCCGCTGGCATTTGCTCTGGCGGCCGGCTCATTTCGGGACGGCACCCGGGTCGCGGCAACGGCCCCCGATCTGGTGCGGGCCATGTGCGAGGCGAACGCCGAGCAGCTGCTGCCCGCCCTCGACCGCGCGTTGGAGCTACTGAACCAGGCCCGCGCATCGCTGGCCGACAGGGGTTCGGTGGCCGAGCTCGTCGAGGCGGGCCATGCCGCCCGCGCTCGCTACGACAGCTTCTCGCGCCCGCAGATCGTGACCATCGCGATCGGAGAAGAGGATTGGCGCGCGGAACTCGCCGCCGCCGGTCGCGCCGGCGGCGTGATCAGATCCGCGTTGCCAACCCTGGGTAGTCGACGATGAAGCCGTCGGCGTCGACCGTGATCGTGGTGTCGGCGACCGGCGAATGCAGCTCGATGCCGTCCCCGGTGTCCGGGCCGGAGCTGCCGTAGCTGATGGTGGCCTGCTTGACGGTCAGGTCGGGCAAACTCACGTACACCACCGGCAGCGCCACCGAATCGACCCGCTGGTACAGGCCGGTGCGCCGGATGGGCAGTGCGTTGAAGAACGGGCTGAAGACGACGTCGACGTCCAACGCCCCTTCGTAGGCACCTCGCGATTGGCCCTGGTGATCGGTGACGAGCCACATGCCTTCCTCGTCGCGGGCGATCGACAGCTGCCGATCCCGCTCGGCGAGGGTGACGCTCATGGACAGCCGTTTGGTCGCGCCGGTCTCGTCGGTCACCAGGTCATAGGAAGCGCTGAAGGCCGGGTTCGTCTCGGCGGCCGCGGCGACGATTCGGCCATAGGCCTTGATCCGCTTGCCTGATAGCTGGACCCGGGCGGATTCCATCCGCGAATCATCGTGCGCGCGCCAGGTCAGGATCGCCGGCCAGGCGCTTTCTGTCGCGTCGTTGGCTGCACTCACCCGTCTACCGTATGCGACGGGCCGCCCCGTTCGTAACCAGGTCGGGAAGTGCGGCTCATCTGTGATGTGGGTACGCGTGCATCCAAACTGACCTCGTCGTCGAGCAACGGTTGCGGCATCCGCCGGAATCGGCCCGAGCCGGGCACCGAAGCCCACACGGCCAGCGCCAGCAGCGCATCGAGCACCAGGGCCAGCACCGTCACCAGCAACGCACCCACCAGCGCGAGGTAGAACTGGCGGACCTTGATGCCGTCGATCAGGTAGCGCCCCAGGCCACCGAGGCTGGCGTAGGCGGCCACCGTCGCGGTCGCCACCACCTGGAGAGTCGCCGTGCGCAGCCCACCCAAAATCAGCGGCAGTGCATTGGGCACCTCGACGCGCAGCAAAACCCTGGTCTCGGTCATGCCCATCGACCGGGCGGCGTCGACCACCGCCGGGTCGACGTTCGCGATCCCGGCATAGGTGCCGGCCAGCAGCGGCGGGATGCCCAGCAGCATCAGCGCGACGGTCGGCGGCAGCAGCCCCAGCCCCCACAGCAACACCCCGAGCAGCAGCACCCCCAGAGTCGGCAGTGCCCGCAGCGCGTTGACCCCGGTGACCACCAGGAAGGTGCCGCGCCCGGTATGCCCGATCAGCAGGCCGATGGGGATGGCGATGAGCGCGGAGACCACGACGGCGACCGCGGTGTACTGCAGGTGCTCGACGATGCGGACCGCCAAACCGGCCCGGCCGCCCCAGTTGGCGCCGGTGAAGATGTAGGCGAGAGCTTGCTGAAGAAAATTCATGAGCTCGCCTTCACCCGGGCCCATGGGGTGATCAGCCGGCCGGCCAGCAGGATCAGCACGTCGATGACGATCGCGAGCAGGAAGATCGCGATGATGCCTGCGACGATCTGATCGCTCTTGTCCGCCTGGTAGCCCTCGGTGAACCAGGTACCCAGCCCGCCGATGCCGATGACCGACCCCACCGACACCATCGAGATGTTGGTCACCGCGACTACTCGAAGACCGGCGATGAGGACCGGAATCGACAGCGGCAGTTCGACTTTGAGCATCCGCGACACTCGGGTATAGCCGACAGCGGTGGCCGCGTCACGCACCTGGGCGGGCACCGCGTCCAGCGCTTCGGGCACTGCCCGCACCAGCAGCGCGGTGGTGTAGAGCGTCAGCGCGACGATGACATTGGCCTCGTCGAGGATTCGGGTCGGAATGATCAGCGGCAGCACCACGAACAGTGCCAGCGACGGGATCGTGAAGATGATGCTGGCCGTCACCGTGGTCACCCGGCGCAGCGCGGTCGTCCGCCACACATAGGCGCCCAACGGCACCGCGATCACCAGACCCAGCACCACCGGAATGAGCGACAGCCGGAGATGAATCACGGTCAGCGCCCATGCCTTGTCGAGATGGGTGAGCAGATAATTCATTGTCGGGTCCGTTGGGCCTCTAACGCTTCCAGGACGTCGTCGGCCTTCACTCCGCCGATCACCTGCCCGTCGTCGTCGACTGCCACCCCCAGCCCGGCCGGGGAGGACAGCGCCGCATCAAGAGCCAGTCGCAACGTACCGCCCGGAACGAACAGCGATCCGCCCGCAATTGTGCTGTCGTACAACGAACTTCCGCCACGATGGAGCTGCACGCCGTCGGCGTCGAGCCACGCGTACGGCCGGCCGTCGTCCCTGGTGACCAGGCGCCAGTCCCCCGGCGCGAGTGTCAGCGCATCGATCTCGGCCTCTGTGACCGTCTGAATGTCGTGCAGCGGCAACCCGGAAGCCTGCCGGAACTGCAGGCCACGGTAGCCGCGGTCGGTACCGATGAACCCGGAGACGAATTCGTTGGCGGGATTGGACAACAGCCGGGCCGGGGCGTCGTACTGCTGCAAGGTGCCGCCGGGCCCGAACACCGCGACCCGGTCACCGAGCTTGATCGCCTCGTCGATGTCATGGGTGACGAAGACGATGGTCTTCTGCAATTCTCCTTGCAGGCGCAGAATTTCGGCCTGCAACTCATCGCGCACCACCGGGTCGACCGCCGAGAACGGCTCGTCCATCAGCAGTACCGGTGGATCTGCAGCCAGCGCGCGGGCCACGCCGACGCGCTGCTGTTGACCGCCGGACAGCTGCGCGGGGTAGCGGTCGCCGAGCTTGGGATCGAGGCCCACCCGCTCCAGCACCGCGTAGGCGGCCTTGCGAGCGGCCCGCCGCGACTCGCCTTTGAGCACCGGGACCGTCGCCACGTTGTCGATCACCCGCTGATGGGGCATCAGTCCGCCGCTCTGGATGACATAACCGATCCCGAGCCGGAGCTTGACCGGGTTGACACCGGCGATGTCGCGGCCGTCGACGGTGATCGTCCCGGAGCTGGGCTCGATCATCCGGTTGATCATCCGCATCGAGGTCGTCTTGCCGCAGCCCGACGGCCCGACGAACACCGTCAGCGTGCCGGTCGGCACCTCCATACTCAGGTCGTCAACCGCGACCGTGCCGTCCGGGTAGGTCTTCGTGACGTTGGCGAAGGTGATCATCTATTTCCCGATCGGCTTGTCGAAACCGTTGTCACGTATCCACTTTCGCGCCGCCTCATCGGGGTCGACGCCGGAATTGCCAGACACTGCGGTGTTGAGTTCGATGAGTGCCTCGGTGCTCAGCTTCGCCGACACCGCATCCAGCACAGTCTTGAGTTCGTCGGACTTCTTCTGCGAACTGACCAGCGGCACGACATTGGCCGCCAGGAAGTTGTTCTTGGGGTCCTCCAGGACGACCAGTTTGTTCTGCGGAATGGCGGGTGAGGTGCTGAAGATGTCGGCGGCGGTGACGGTGCCGTCCACCAGCGCACGGACCGTCGCCGGGCCGCCGCCGTCACTGATCGAGACGAAGTTGTCCGGCTTGATGTCCAGCCCGTATTTGGCCTTCAGGCCCGGCAGCCCCTCCGTGCGGGTCTGGAACTCTGACGGTCCACCGAACTTCACCTCCGGCGAATGTGCGGCCAGGTCGCCGATTGTCTTCAGGTTCCACTTCCGTGCGGTGGCTTCGGAGACGGCGACGGTATCGGTGTCGTTGGCCGGTGACGGGGTCAGGATCGACAGATCGCCGGGCAACACCCGGAACAACGCCAACTCGACCTGATCCGGCGTCGTCACCGTGGTCTTGGAATCGAAGTACTGCAAGAGATTTCCGGTGTACTCGGGCACCAGGTCGATGGAGTGGTCACGCACCGCGGGAATGTAGGTCTCGCGGCTGCCGATGCCGAACTGCCGGCCCACGGTGAAACCGTTGGCCTCCAAGGCCTGGGCGTAGATCTCGGCGATGATCTTCGACTCCGGGAAGTCCGCCGATCCGACAACCAGATTCTTCAGATCACCCGAGGCCGATCCGCCACCAAGCGGATTGGCGCTGCCACACGAGACCACCGCCGGCAGCACGAGCGCCAACAAGATCGCCACAAACCACAGTCGCCTGCCGCCCCGCGACGCATTCATGCGCGTCCTTTCACCCCGACCCGTTTAGCCGACAGTAACGACACTTACCCTCCTACGCCGGGGTTTAGATCAGGGCAAACGTCATCGTTCTGTCATAACCCCATTGTTTCTGCCCGGCCTGAGTGGGAACAATGACTATGTGACCATCAGTGAACCGACGGGCCCGCACTACGAGCCGACGCCGATGCCGCCGGCGCCTCCGGCTGCGGAGCCTCCCGCGCCCACCAATGCCAAGTCGGTGAACGAGGTCAAGTTCACCCGCGCCGCGGCCCTGTGGTCCTCGTTGATCTTCGGATTGTTGATCCTGACGGTCCTGCTGATCTTCATCGCCCAGAACACCGGATCGACGTCGTTCGCGTTCTTGGGCTGGCATTGGTCACTGCCACTGGGCGTCGCGATCCTGATGGCGGCGGTGGCCGGCGCCATGGTGACCGTGTTGGCCGGGGCGGCCCGCATCTTCCAGCTCCGCCGCGCCGCCAAGAAGAACCTGCGGGCAGCCCGCACGACTTAACCGAAAAACTCCAGACCGCGGCTGATCAGCACGGCGACAGCCTCCCCCGCCTGGTCATCGTCGCCGGCGACGTCCTCGGACATCCGCCGGCGGAAGTCGATTCCGGCCACGATGATCGCCAGTTTGAAATAGCCCAGTGCCATGTGGAAGTTCCAATGCGCCAACGGGTTTCCGGACGCCACCGAATAGCGCTGGGCCAGATCCTCTGCCGTCGGCATCTGCGGGGCCGTCCACGACTTGTGCTCCTGGCTGAGCAAGTCCAGCATCGGATCGCGCTGCACACACATCACGGCGACATCGGCCAGCGGGTCTCCGAGGGTGGACATCTCCCAATCCAGCACCGCCCGAACAATTGTCGGGTCACTCGGATCGATGATGGTGTTGTCGATGCGGTAATCGCCGTGCACGATCGAGCTACGACTTTCCGACGGCACCGCGTCGGCCAGTTTGGAGTGCAGCCGTTCGACGTCACCGTCACGCGGATCGTCGGGCAGCCGAACGTGTTGCCACTGCGAACCCCACCGCCGCACCTGCCGTTCGAGATATCCCACCGGCTTGCCGAAGTCACTCAAGCCGACGGCGTCGGGATCCACTTCGTGAAGGTCGACAAGCACCCGGATGAGACTGTCGACGCAATCGCTGACCACGCCGGCGTCGCCGAGCGCATCGAGCTCGGCGCGGGTTCGAACCACTTGGCCCGCCACATATTCCACCATCTGGAACGGCACACCCCCGACGGAATCGTCGTCACGCATGGTGACCGCGGGCGCGACCGGCACCGGGCTGCCGGCCAATGCGGCCACCACCCGATATTCGCGAGCCATATCGTGCGCCGACGGGGTGAGCCCGTGCAGCGGCGGGCGGCGCAGCACCCATTTGGAGGCGTCGTCGAAAATCAGGAAGGTCAGGTTCGACCGGCCACCGGAGATGAACTCCGCCTGCAGCTCCCCGCTACGCGGAATGCCCGCCGATCGCAGATGCCTGTCCAGTGCCGCCAGGTCGAGCCCGTCCAGAGAAGTCACCCGCTATGTATAGCTAATAGCGCTGGTTGCGCGGCAAGAGATCCCAAACATGTTCGGTGGTGTTGACCGCCGCCACCGTGCCGAACCCGCTGCGGGCGTAGAGCAGGCGGGTGATCGAGACGTAATCGATGGGGAACGACAGCAGCCGTTTGGTGCCGAGCAGCTCGTGCAGGATCACGTTGATCACCCCGCCGTGGCTGAAGACGGCAACCGTCTCGTCGTGGTCTGCCGCCGCGACGATATCTCTCAGCGCCGCGCCTACCCGGCCGCGGAACTCGTCTTCGTCGACGGTGCTGGGCAGCCGGCCGTCGGCCATCCGCGCCCACTCCTCCGGCCGCTCTTTGCGCACCTGTTCGATCGGCACGTAGTGGGACAGCCCGCGGTCGTACTCGGCCAGCCGGTCGTCGATATCGACGGTCAGCCCGGTGGCCTTGGCGACCGGCTCGGCGGTCTGCAGCGCGCGCCGCTGCGGGCTGCTGATCAGCCGGGCGAGCGGGAAACGGTCCAGTGCCTCAGGCAGCCGCCTGGCCTGCTCCCAACCCTCCTCGGACAGTTCCGGATCGCTGCCTTCACCCGCCTCGGTCCGGTGTGGCAGGGCATGCCTGACGAGCAGCAGCTGCATGGGTGCGGTGGTCCTTTCACGCTCCGAGCGTGTGAGTTGTCGCGGATTCTTCGACGATTTTCAACGATATCCCGCACGTTCGGCGAGCTCGGCGAGGACCTCATCGGTGTGCTCGCCGAGTTTCGGGGCGGCCGACCGCGGCGCCCACGGGGTGCCGTGGAAGTCGGCGGGGGTGGCGATCATCGGGCCGC
This is a stretch of genomic DNA from Mycobacterium sp. ELW1. It encodes these proteins:
- a CDS encoding ATP-binding cassette domain-containing protein, with translation MITFANVTKTYPDGTVAVDDLSMEVPTGTLTVFVGPSGCGKTTSMRMINRMIEPSSGTITVDGRDIAGVNPVKLRLGIGYVIQSGGLMPHQRVIDNVATVPVLKGESRRAARKAAYAVLERVGLDPKLGDRYPAQLSGGQQQRVGVARALAADPPVLLMDEPFSAVDPVVRDELQAEILRLQGELQKTIVFVTHDIDEAIKLGDRVAVFGPGGTLQQYDAPARLLSNPANEFVSGFIGTDRGYRGLQFRQASGLPLHDIQTVTEAEIDALTLAPGDWRLVTRDDGRPYAWLDADGVQLHRGGSSLYDSTIAGGSLFVPGGTLRLALDAALSSPAGLGVAVDDDGQVIGGVKADDVLEALEAQRTRQ
- a CDS encoding prephenate dehydrogenase; translated protein: MCVLGLGLIGGSVLRAAVAAGREALGYNRSVEGAQGARFDGFSATTDLTEALAWAAERDALIVLAVPMPAVSQLLSHIKDVAAECPLTDVISVKGAVLDAVRKAGLLDRYVGGHPMAGTAHSGWSAGDARLFAGAPWVLTVDEHVDARVWEQVMHLALDCQAVVVPATSDEHDAAAASISHLPHLLAEALAETAGEVPLAFALAAGSFRDGTRVAATAPDLVRAMCEANAEQLLPALDRALELLNQARASLADRGSVAELVEAGHAARARYDSFSRPQIVTIAIGEEDWRAELAAAGRAGGVIRSALPTLGSRR
- a CDS encoding putative glycolipid-binding domain-containing protein is translated as MSAANDATESAWPAILTWRAHDDSRMESARVQLSGKRIKAYGRIVAAAAETNPAFSASYDLVTDETGATKRLSMSVTLAERDRQLSIARDEEGMWLVTDHQGQSRGAYEGALDVDVVFSPFFNALPIRRTGLYQRVDSVALPVVYVSLPDLTVKQATISYGSSGPDTGDGIELHSPVADTTITVDADGFIVDYPGLATRI
- a CDS encoding histidine phosphatase family protein, encoding MQLLLVRHALPHRTEAGEGSDPELSEEGWEQARRLPEALDRFPLARLISSPQRRALQTAEPVAKATGLTVDIDDRLAEYDRGLSHYVPIEQVRKERPEEWARMADGRLPSTVDEDEFRGRVGAALRDIVAAADHDETVAVFSHGGVINVILHELLGTKRLLSFPIDYVSITRLLYARSGFGTVAAVNTTEHVWDLLPRNQRY
- a CDS encoding lipopolysaccharide assembly protein LapA domain-containing protein; the protein is MPPAPPAAEPPAPTNAKSVNEVKFTRAAALWSSLIFGLLILTVLLIFIAQNTGSTSFAFLGWHWSLPLGVAILMAAVAGAMVTVLAGAARIFQLRRAAKKNLRAARTT
- a CDS encoding phosphotransferase family protein, yielding MTSLDGLDLAALDRHLRSAGIPRSGELQAEFISGGRSNLTFLIFDDASKWVLRRPPLHGLTPSAHDMAREYRVVAALAGSPVPVAPAVTMRDDDSVGGVPFQMVEYVAGQVVRTRAELDALGDAGVVSDCVDSLIRVLVDLHEVDPDAVGLSDFGKPVGYLERQVRRWGSQWQHVRLPDDPRDGDVERLHSKLADAVPSESRSSIVHGDYRIDNTIIDPSDPTIVRAVLDWEMSTLGDPLADVAVMCVQRDPMLDLLSQEHKSWTAPQMPTAEDLAQRYSVASGNPLAHWNFHMALGYFKLAIIVAGIDFRRRMSEDVAGDDDQAGEAVAVLISRGLEFFG
- a CDS encoding ABC transporter permease; protein product: MNYLLTHLDKAWALTVIHLRLSLIPVVLGLVIAVPLGAYVWRTTALRRVTTVTASIIFTIPSLALFVVLPLIIPTRILDEANVIVALTLYTTALLVRAVPEALDAVPAQVRDAATAVGYTRVSRMLKVELPLSIPVLIAGLRVVAVTNISMVSVGSVIGIGGLGTWFTEGYQADKSDQIVAGIIAIFLLAIVIDVLILLAGRLITPWARVKASS
- a CDS encoding ABC transporter substrate-binding protein — translated: MNASRGGRRLWFVAILLALVLPAVVSCGSANPLGGGSASGDLKNLVVGSADFPESKIIAEIYAQALEANGFTVGRQFGIGSRETYIPAVRDHSIDLVPEYTGNLLQYFDSKTTVTTPDQVELALFRVLPGDLSILTPSPANDTDTVAVSEATARKWNLKTIGDLAAHSPEVKFGGPSEFQTRTEGLPGLKAKYGLDIKPDNFVSISDGGGPATVRALVDGTVTAADIFSTSPAIPQNKLVVLEDPKNNFLAANVVPLVSSQKKSDELKTVLDAVSAKLSTEALIELNTAVSGNSGVDPDEAARKWIRDNGFDKPIGK
- a CDS encoding ABC transporter permease, with the protein product MNFLQQALAYIFTGANWGGRAGLAVRIVEHLQYTAVAVVVSALIAIPIGLLIGHTGRGTFLVVTGVNALRALPTLGVLLLGVLLWGLGLLPPTVALMLLGIPPLLAGTYAGIANVDPAVVDAARSMGMTETRVLLRVEVPNALPLILGGLRTATLQVVATATVAAYASLGGLGRYLIDGIKVRQFYLALVGALLVTVLALVLDALLALAVWASVPGSGRFRRMPQPLLDDEVSLDARVPTSQMSRTSRPGYERGGPSHTVDG
- a CDS encoding tRNA adenosine deaminase-associated protein, giving the protein MEAQRAQNSPGSEAPDGFGVAVVREDGKWRCSAMSAKVLTSLAAAETELRELRSAGAVFGLLDIDDEFFLIVRPAPSGTRLLLSDATAALDYDIAAEALETLDADISPEDLEDADPFEEGDLAVLADIGLPEPVLSVILDETDLYADEQLGRIAREMGFADELSAVLDRLER
- a CDS encoding nucleoside deaminase, with product MNRDELQVRAAIDAAALAGSEDVPIGAVVFGPDGTELARAANAREKLGDPTAHAEILALRAAAQVYGDGWRLAGTTLAVTVEPCTMCAGALVMARVARVVFGAWEPKTGAAGSLWDVVRDRRLTHRPEVRGGVLAEECAALLEGFFARQRDLG